The following coding sequences are from one Anabaena sphaerica FACHB-251 window:
- a CDS encoding SDR family NAD(P)-dependent oxidoreductase: MNIKGQLQCQETVLITGAASGIGYQLACIFASENYHLVLVDRNEIKLLEIAVYFQEKFNSLVKTIVKDLSIASSPEEIFTELQQADIQVDVLVNNAGFGTYGLFNETSLNHELEMLQVNLVCLTHLTKLFLKDMVKRGKGKILNVSSAAAFQPGPLMAVYFATKAYVLSFSEAIANELEGTGVTVTVLCPGSTVSAFHERTGMADSKLVKGQKMMDAETVALIGYDALMRGKTIVIPGLLNKILAKSVRFFPRKLVTKIVRSMQEDK; this comes from the coding sequence ATGAACATCAAAGGTCAATTACAGTGTCAAGAGACTGTTCTCATTACTGGGGCAGCTAGTGGAATTGGCTACCAATTAGCCTGTATATTTGCCTCTGAGAATTATCATCTTGTCCTGGTAGATAGAAACGAAATCAAGCTTCTAGAGATCGCTGTCTATTTCCAAGAAAAATTTAATAGTCTTGTAAAAACCATTGTCAAAGATTTATCTATAGCATCGTCTCCTGAAGAAATTTTTACGGAATTACAACAAGCTGATATCCAAGTTGATGTACTGGTGAATAATGCCGGATTTGGTACTTATGGTTTATTCAATGAAACCAGCTTGAATCATGAACTAGAAATGTTGCAAGTAAACTTAGTTTGTCTGACCCATTTAACTAAGTTATTTCTCAAAGATATGGTGAAGCGGGGTAAGGGGAAAATCTTAAATGTTTCTTCTGCTGCTGCTTTCCAACCAGGTCCTTTAATGGCAGTTTATTTTGCCACTAAAGCTTATGTTTTATCGTTTTCTGAAGCTATTGCTAATGAGTTAGAAGGTACAGGTGTAACAGTGACAGTTCTTTGTCCAGGTTCTACTGTATCTGCATTTCATGAACGCACAGGAATGGCAGATTCTAAGCTAGTTAAGGGTCAAAAAATGATGGATGCTGAAACTGTAGCTCTGATTGGATATGATGCCTTAATGCGTGGTAAAACAATAGTTATTCCTGGACTTTTAAATAAAATTCTGGCGAAAAGTGTCAGATTTTTTCCTAGAAAATTGGTGACGAAAATTGTGAGAAGTATGCAGGAAGATAAATAA
- the rpsO gene encoding 30S ribosomal protein S15 has translation MALTQQRKQELISGFQVHETDTGSADVQIAMLTDRINRLSQHLQANKKDHSSRRGLLKMIGQRKRLLAYIQQNNREKYQALIARLGIRG, from the coding sequence ATGGCTCTGACGCAACAGCGCAAACAAGAACTTATCTCTGGCTTCCAAGTACATGAAACCGATACTGGTTCTGCGGATGTCCAAATCGCTATGTTAACTGATCGCATTAACCGCCTCAGTCAGCACCTCCAAGCTAACAAGAAAGATCACTCCTCCCGTAGAGGACTATTGAAGATGATCGGACAACGCAAGCGTCTTCTAGCTTATATCCAGCAGAACAACCGGGAAAAGTATCAAGCTTTGATTGCTCGCCTCGGTATTCGTGGTTAG
- a CDS encoding PfaD family polyunsaturated fatty acid/polyketide biosynthesis protein yields the protein MTTFNTVLNKHNNGLTFSSFSNHQNQTWRGSIDCIAFEQNAIKDKLLTLEKPCYIVKIAGNIGVTNDGYLTPANNASSEQAELLISLPPLGLQQFGDSHFLTDHGVKYAYMTGAMAGGIASAEMVIALGKQKLLGSFGAGGLPPERIETAIQRIQEALPNGPYAFNLIHSPNEPAIERRAVELYLKYTVKTVEASAFLDLTPNIVYYRVAGLSLNANHQIEIKHKVIAKISRREVATKFLQPAPARILKELLEQGLITELQANLASKVPMADDITVEADSGGHTDNRPLVCLLPSIISLRDEIQAQYNYEKPIRVGVAGGIGTPESALAAFMMGAAYVVTGSINQSCVESGACDYTKKLLAQAEMADMMMAPAADMFEMGVKLQVLKRGTMFPMRAQKLYELYRSYDSIEDIPLADREKLEKQIFRKTIAEVWEGTAAYLSQKNPEKLGKAVNNPKLKMALIFRWYLGLSSRWSSSGEKGREVDYQIWCGPAMGGFNDWVRGSYLAEPQNRHIVDVAHQIMLGTAFLYRIQSLKFQGLQIPNFYSQYHPVRSTLEM from the coding sequence GTGACAACATTCAATACGGTACTAAATAAACACAATAACGGACTAACCTTTTCCAGCTTCTCCAACCATCAAAACCAAACTTGGAGAGGTTCGATAGACTGTATCGCTTTTGAACAAAACGCCATCAAAGATAAATTACTCACCTTAGAAAAACCCTGTTACATAGTTAAAATAGCAGGTAACATAGGCGTTACTAACGACGGTTACTTAACACCCGCTAACAATGCTTCTTCAGAACAAGCAGAACTATTAATATCATTACCACCTTTGGGACTCCAACAATTTGGCGACTCCCATTTTCTCACCGATCATGGTGTAAAATATGCCTATATGACAGGTGCAATGGCTGGTGGTATTGCTTCCGCAGAAATGGTAATTGCACTAGGAAAACAAAAACTGTTAGGTTCTTTTGGTGCAGGTGGTTTACCTCCAGAACGGATAGAAACAGCCATTCAACGTATACAAGAAGCCTTACCTAATGGACCCTATGCTTTTAATTTAATTCACAGTCCTAACGAACCTGCAATAGAACGCCGCGCTGTAGAATTATATCTCAAATATACTGTAAAAACAGTAGAAGCATCTGCATTTTTAGACTTAACTCCTAACATCGTTTATTATCGAGTAGCAGGATTAAGTTTAAATGCAAATCATCAAATTGAAATCAAACATAAAGTCATTGCGAAAATTTCTCGTCGGGAAGTTGCGACTAAATTTTTGCAACCAGCACCCGCAAGAATTCTCAAAGAATTACTTGAACAAGGGCTAATTACCGAATTACAAGCAAATCTAGCCAGCAAAGTACCCATGGCTGATGATATTACCGTAGAAGCTGATTCTGGCGGTCATACCGATAATCGTCCCTTGGTTTGTTTGCTACCTTCAATTATTAGCTTGCGGGATGAAATTCAAGCACAATATAATTACGAGAAACCTATTAGAGTGGGAGTAGCCGGAGGAATTGGTACACCAGAATCTGCCTTAGCTGCTTTTATGATGGGTGCTGCTTATGTAGTCACTGGTTCAATTAATCAATCCTGCGTTGAATCTGGAGCTTGTGATTACACCAAAAAATTATTAGCTCAAGCAGAAATGGCGGATATGATGATGGCTCCCGCTGCGGATATGTTTGAAATGGGAGTCAAATTACAAGTCCTCAAACGCGGAACAATGTTTCCCATGCGGGCGCAAAAATTATATGAATTATACCGCAGCTATGACTCAATTGAAGATATTCCTTTAGCCGATAGAGAGAAGTTAGAAAAACAAATCTTCCGTAAAACTATCGCTGAAGTTTGGGAAGGAACAGCCGCTTATTTATCACAGAAAAATCCTGAAAAATTAGGGAAAGCTGTTAATAACCCTAAATTAAAAATGGCTTTAATTTTCCGCTGGTATTTAGGCTTATCTTCCCGTTGGTCTAGTTCTGGTGAAAAAGGTCGGGAAGTTGATTATCAAATTTGGTGTGGTCCCGCTATGGGTGGTTTCAATGACTGGGTACGTGGTTCTTATTTAGCAGAACCTCAAAATCGTCATATTGTTGATGTTGCTCATCAAATTATGTTAGGGACAGCATTCTTATACAGAATTCAAAGCTTGAAATTTCAAGGGTTGCAAATTCCTAATTTCTACAGTCAATATCACCCAGTTCGTTCTACATTGGAGATGTAA
- a CDS encoding cyanophycinase, with amino-acid sequence MVRRDFDYIRECGKVNSTSAKPVPGILLIGGAEGKKSGEDAATQWFLKRANRGNFLVLRSGGVGRHADWICDHYRDFISSAAELSIDSREAADDPEVIEYIRQADALFIAGGDQNAYEDYWEGTAVEDAINYLINEKKIPIAGTSAGMAILGDYYYVPSHQGVHSSEILNDPFHHNTKDIYHSDFIKVPFLKNVITDTHLDRIDKNHQETRYGRLFGLLARVVHDSNRLSAFAIGLEEGAFVAIDEKGIAKVFGNGADKGQDAYFLQINGAEPEQVKRDLPVIWNNNGQAVKAYKIAGTPEGSGKFDLNNWSNASGGSWEYWFTTGGYAGFKRNPIK; translated from the coding sequence ATGGTAAGACGAGACTTTGACTATATTAGAGAATGCGGAAAAGTAAATAGTACATCAGCCAAACCAGTTCCTGGGATTCTGTTAATTGGTGGTGCAGAAGGTAAAAAATCTGGAGAAGATGCAGCTACTCAATGGTTTCTTAAAAGAGCAAATCGGGGAAATTTTTTAGTGCTTCGTTCTGGTGGAGTAGGCAGACACGCTGATTGGATTTGTGATCATTATAGAGATTTTATCAGTTCAGCTGCTGAACTTTCTATTGACAGTCGAGAAGCAGCAGATGATCCAGAAGTTATTGAATACATCCGCCAAGCTGACGCTCTATTTATAGCGGGTGGTGATCAAAATGCCTATGAAGATTATTGGGAAGGAACAGCAGTAGAAGACGCAATTAATTATTTGATTAATGAAAAAAAGATTCCTATTGCTGGAACTAGCGCCGGTATGGCGATTTTGGGAGACTACTATTATGTACCTTCCCATCAGGGTGTGCATAGTTCAGAAATTTTAAATGATCCCTTTCACCACAATACAAAGGATATTTATCACAGTGATTTTATTAAAGTTCCATTTCTCAAAAATGTTATTACTGATACGCATTTAGATAGAATTGATAAAAACCATCAAGAAACAAGATACGGAAGACTTTTTGGATTATTAGCTAGAGTTGTTCATGATAGCAATCGACTTTCAGCTTTTGCCATTGGTTTAGAAGAAGGTGCTTTTGTTGCCATTGATGAAAAAGGAATTGCTAAAGTCTTTGGTAATGGTGCAGATAAAGGACAAGATGCCTATTTCTTGCAAATTAACGGTGCAGAACCAGAACAAGTTAAACGGGATTTACCCGTAATTTGGAATAATAACGGACAAGCTGTTAAAGCCTATAAAATTGCCGGAACACCGGAAGGAAGTGGTAAATTTGACCTCAATAACTGGTCAAATGCTTCTGGTGGAAGTTGGGAATATTGGTTTACTACTGGTGGATATGCTGGTTTCAAACGGAACCCAATTAAGTAG
- a CDS encoding PAM68 family protein: MSAEESERSRLPFEPNKKRQKPVKSQTQPVVKAQESSQKSQKQPPFTKEEMAIPEVVSQRMIRRVAAFCGIPTALGITTLVASYLLVSYAHIQLPPIAVLLVNMGLFGIGVLGITYGVLSASWDEDSPGTLIGLGEFRINWGRMTEVWRETRKKNV; this comes from the coding sequence ATGTCTGCTGAAGAATCAGAGCGCAGTCGCTTACCTTTTGAACCAAACAAAAAGCGTCAAAAACCTGTTAAATCTCAAACTCAACCCGTAGTCAAGGCACAGGAATCAAGTCAAAAGTCGCAAAAGCAGCCACCTTTCACTAAAGAAGAAATGGCGATTCCAGAAGTGGTCAGCCAGCGGATGATCCGCAGAGTCGCTGCATTTTGTGGGATACCTACAGCTTTAGGTATTACTACACTGGTGGCCAGCTATTTGTTGGTCAGCTACGCTCATATCCAATTACCTCCCATCGCTGTGTTATTGGTGAACATGGGATTATTTGGTATCGGGGTTTTAGGCATAACTTATGGTGTTCTTTCTGCCTCTTGGGATGAAGACAGCCCTGGAACTTTAATAGGTTTGGGTGAATTTAGGATCAACTGGGGAAGGATGACTGAAGTTTGGCGTGAAACACGCAAAAAGAACGTCTGA
- a CDS encoding thioester reductase domain-containing protein has product MNLKPAYTAEDIQDFMVSNLAEVLGTTPEEIDVQEHLENYGLDSAQAMIIISKLENLLGFKPSPVLLWHYPTIAALSQRLSEEVPGASQLQDAGNGTVNTVNIAPPFLDLGAEAVLDPTIQPAGNTAVSVTNPKNIFLTGGTGYLGAFVIKELLAETQATLYCLVRAADVAEGKSKLEKNLQQYAIWDDKYSSRIIPIVGDLAQPLLGISAEQFENLAANIDTIYHSGALLNYVYPYSALKTANVLGTQEVLRLACKTKVKPVHYVSSVAVFESTAYAGKVVKEQDDFNDWQGIFLGYSQTKWVAEKLVKIAGDRGLPITIYRPPLIAGDSKTGICNTHDFINLMIKGCLQMGSFPDVDYMLDMSPVDYVSKAVVYLSRQETSIAKAFHLQHPQPASLKSLVEWIRTFGFKLEMIPYEQWQNDLINNVTDQENPLYTLRPFLLERWSDEQITIPDLYLQARRPIISCEETLEALKASSIVCPTIDSQLLITYTSYLMQTGFLSLA; this is encoded by the coding sequence ATGAATTTAAAACCTGCTTATACTGCTGAAGATATCCAAGATTTCATGGTGTCCAACTTAGCGGAAGTTTTAGGAACAACACCAGAAGAAATCGACGTGCAAGAACATTTAGAAAATTATGGCTTGGACTCAGCCCAAGCTATGATTATTATTAGTAAATTGGAGAATTTACTAGGTTTTAAACCTTCTCCTGTTTTACTTTGGCATTATCCAACTATTGCTGCACTTTCTCAACGTTTATCTGAAGAAGTACCAGGTGCATCTCAACTACAAGATGCGGGAAATGGAACAGTTAATACTGTTAATATCGCTCCCCCCTTCTTAGATTTAGGTGCAGAAGCTGTACTTGACCCAACTATTCAACCAGCGGGTAATACTGCTGTTTCTGTTACCAATCCCAAAAACATCTTTTTAACTGGAGGAACAGGTTATTTAGGTGCTTTTGTAATTAAGGAACTCCTTGCAGAAACCCAAGCAACTCTCTATTGTTTGGTGCGTGCTGCTGATGTTGCAGAAGGTAAGAGCAAATTAGAAAAAAATCTCCAACAGTATGCAATTTGGGATGATAAATATAGTTCCCGAATTATCCCAATTGTTGGTGATTTAGCACAGCCACTTTTAGGTATTAGTGCAGAACAGTTTGAAAATCTAGCTGCCAATATTGATACCATTTATCATAGTGGTGCTTTGCTGAATTACGTTTATCCCTATTCAGCATTGAAAACAGCTAATGTTTTAGGAACTCAGGAAGTTTTGCGTTTAGCTTGTAAAACTAAAGTTAAGCCTGTACATTATGTTTCTAGTGTCGCTGTTTTTGAATCAACTGCTTATGCTGGTAAAGTAGTTAAAGAACAGGACGATTTTAATGATTGGCAAGGTATTTTCTTAGGTTATTCTCAAACTAAGTGGGTAGCAGAAAAGTTAGTTAAAATTGCCGGCGACCGAGGACTTCCTATTACTATTTACAGACCACCTTTAATTGCTGGAGATAGCAAAACCGGGATTTGTAACACCCATGATTTTATCAATTTGATGATTAAAGGCTGTCTACAAATGGGTTCATTCCCTGATGTAGATTATATGTTGGATATGTCTCCGGTAGACTATGTGAGCAAAGCAGTAGTTTATTTATCCAGACAGGAAACATCAATTGCTAAAGCTTTCCATTTACAACATCCCCAACCAGCTTCTTTAAAATCTTTAGTGGAATGGATACGCACTTTTGGTTTTAAATTAGAAATGATTCCCTACGAACAATGGCAAAATGATTTAATCAATAATGTCACTGACCAAGAGAATCCATTATACACCCTCAGACCATTTTTATTAGAGCGTTGGTCTGATGAACAAATCACTATCCCTGATTTGTATTTGCAAGCTAGAAGGCCAATCATTAGCTGCGAAGAAACCCTAGAAGCTTTGAAAGCAAGTTCCATTGTTTGTCCTACCATTGATTCCCAATTGTTGATAACTTACACTTCCTATTTGATGCAGACAGGTTTCCTCAGTCTCGCATAA
- a CDS encoding DUF1517 domain-containing protein, with the protein MSNLFNKMIGRTRYVVCRLFLHLSGSEVAPILGVLNRAAREAIDADGDLEVLGQELVEICETLLRYDEYWLSAANEGDVFWSEGEAGDYVNELFTDSAQRYGTEFDFNSPSGFDEPLSIPVTRNVVVMLTAAYEGEVPDLETDLSNIQALKEGLKALINLHQKHKLRAIQVHFSPAQLGDELTNDQLLQYFPELIPL; encoded by the coding sequence ATGAGCAATTTATTTAATAAAATGATAGGCAGAACTCGCTATGTAGTTTGTCGTTTATTTTTGCATTTAAGCGGTAGTGAAGTAGCACCAATTTTAGGAGTTTTAAACCGCGCTGCGAGAGAAGCCATTGATGCTGATGGCGATTTAGAAGTTTTGGGGCAAGAATTAGTAGAAATTTGCGAAACCCTGCTCAGATATGATGAATACTGGCTCTCAGCAGCTAACGAAGGAGATGTGTTTTGGAGTGAAGGAGAAGCGGGAGATTATGTCAATGAATTATTTACTGACTCCGCCCAAAGATATGGCACTGAATTCGATTTTAATTCTCCCTCTGGATTCGATGAACCTTTATCTATTCCTGTAACCCGCAACGTAGTGGTGATGCTGACAGCGGCTTATGAAGGAGAAGTTCCAGATTTGGAAACTGACCTTTCTAATATCCAAGCCTTAAAAGAAGGGTTGAAAGCTTTAATTAATTTACACCAAAAACATAAACTCCGAGCCATCCAAGTGCATTTTTCACCAGCGCAGTTAGGTGACGAACTGACTAATGATCAGTTATTGCAGTATTTTCCGGAATTGATCCCATTGTAA
- a CDS encoding family 10 glycosylhydrolase: protein MPPKKQEPKGCGCANIPLSLILAILGGGYWWFSQKGNLDISHLLAKGQQIISPIFNQIPITTSTPSPSLNPTPIAVSKPTPILNQTPIAISKPTPPVSSIAKNIPSNQQDAIKKNPDQKIPLPATPWQKKVIRGIYFSRYQITNNANEKTIRERVKFYRSQGFNTIIHGVWGNGCTMYNSKVMQQTLGYKSCPNLFQDQWLDWLIDEAHKQGMEVHAYFEKGIKIDEKSPIFDLAIAKKWIVPGVDKTYPGIDHYVLDVEIPEVAKFFKNIVVEFVQRYPKIDAVQWDDYLGYHAELPGKVDRTAKLTTFVQQMITGMKQANSSVSFDICHHNPYWAKRYFAADWEKWNVDRVFIQVYNDANFKEELNYAKNYEGVAITEQQFHRVKELVDNPAIKSVLVFPGSGKPEETASALNRLIQKTQ, encoded by the coding sequence ATGCCTCCCAAAAAACAAGAACCAAAAGGATGTGGATGTGCCAATATTCCATTGTCTCTAATTCTAGCTATTTTAGGAGGTGGTTATTGGTGGTTTAGCCAGAAAGGAAATTTAGATATCAGCCACCTTTTGGCTAAAGGTCAACAAATAATTAGTCCTATTTTTAATCAAATACCTATTACTACTTCAACTCCTAGTCCTAGTTTAAATCCTACACCGATTGCTGTTTCAAAACCTACTCCTATTTTAAATCAGACACCGATTGCCATTTCAAAACCTACTCCTCCTGTATCAAGTATTGCAAAAAATATTCCTAGTAATCAGCAAGATGCGATTAAAAAAAATCCAGATCAAAAAATACCATTGCCTGCTACTCCTTGGCAGAAAAAAGTAATTAGAGGAATTTATTTCAGTCGCTACCAAATTACTAATAATGCCAATGAAAAAACGATTCGTGAAAGAGTAAAGTTTTATCGCTCTCAAGGATTTAATACCATTATTCACGGTGTTTGGGGTAATGGTTGTACGATGTATAATAGTAAAGTTATGCAGCAAACTCTAGGTTATAAAAGTTGTCCCAACTTATTTCAAGACCAATGGCTAGATTGGCTAATTGATGAGGCGCATAAACAGGGAATGGAAGTTCATGCTTATTTCGAGAAAGGAATTAAAATAGACGAAAAAAGCCCGATTTTTGATTTAGCAATTGCTAAAAAATGGATTGTTCCCGGTGTAGATAAAACATATCCTGGCATCGATCATTATGTCCTTGATGTAGAAATTCCTGAAGTTGCTAAGTTCTTTAAAAATATCGTAGTAGAGTTCGTCCAGAGGTATCCAAAAATTGATGCTGTACAATGGGATGATTATCTAGGTTATCATGCTGAATTACCAGGAAAAGTAGATCGCACTGCTAAGTTAACTACTTTTGTGCAGCAAATGATAACTGGTATGAAACAAGCTAACTCTTCAGTGAGTTTTGATATTTGTCATCATAATCCCTATTGGGCTAAACGTTATTTTGCCGCTGATTGGGAAAAATGGAATGTGGATAGAGTTTTTATTCAAGTTTATAATGATGCTAATTTTAAAGAAGAATTAAATTATGCTAAAAATTATGAAGGAGTTGCCATTACTGAGCAACAGTTTCATCGAGTAAAAGAATTAGTAGATAACCCTGCAATCAAGAGTGTTTTAGTTTTTCCTGGATCTGGAAAACCAGAAGAAACAGCTTCTGCTTTAAACAGATTGATTCAAAAAACACAATAA
- the aroF gene encoding 3-deoxy-7-phosphoheptulonate synthase, with translation MIVVMKVGSPSAEIDRVTEELAGWGLTPEKIIGQHKVVIGLVGETADLDPLQIQELSPWIEQVLRVEVPYKRASRQFRHGEAYEVVVNTPNGDVVFGEHHPLIVVAGPCSVENEQMIVETALRVKAAGAKFLRGGAYKPRTSPYAFQGHGESALELLAKAREVSGLGIITEVMDGGDLEKIAEVADVIQVGARNMQNFSLLKQVGAQSKPVLLKRGMAATIEDWLMAAEYILAAGNPNVILCERGIRTFDRQYTRNTLDLSVVPVLRKLTHLPIMIDPSHGVGWSEFVPSMAMAAIAAGTDSLMIEVHPNPAKALSDGPQSLTPDKFDQLMSELAVIGKAVGRWPQPAFVGV, from the coding sequence ATGATTGTTGTAATGAAAGTCGGTTCCCCTTCAGCAGAAATAGACCGTGTAACTGAGGAGTTAGCTGGCTGGGGTCTAACACCAGAAAAAATTATTGGACAACATAAGGTAGTAATTGGTTTAGTAGGTGAAACTGCGGATTTAGACCCGCTACAAATTCAGGAACTCAGTCCATGGATTGAGCAAGTATTAAGGGTAGAAGTACCTTATAAACGAGCTAGTCGTCAGTTCCGCCACGGAGAAGCTTATGAGGTGGTGGTGAACACTCCTAATGGGGATGTGGTATTTGGTGAACATCATCCTTTAATAGTGGTTGCTGGACCATGCTCGGTGGAAAATGAACAAATGATTGTAGAGACGGCGCTGCGTGTCAAAGCTGCTGGTGCTAAGTTTCTCCGTGGTGGAGCGTACAAACCCCGAACGTCACCTTACGCTTTTCAGGGTCACGGTGAAAGTGCTTTGGAATTGTTAGCTAAAGCGCGGGAAGTCAGCGGACTGGGAATAATTACTGAGGTGATGGATGGGGGTGATTTGGAGAAAATCGCCGAAGTTGCTGATGTGATTCAGGTAGGGGCGAGAAATATGCAGAATTTCTCCCTACTTAAGCAAGTCGGGGCGCAATCGAAACCGGTTCTCTTAAAACGCGGGATGGCAGCGACGATTGAAGACTGGTTGATGGCCGCTGAGTATATTTTGGCGGCGGGTAATCCTAATGTGATTTTGTGTGAACGGGGAATTAGGACTTTTGATCGTCAATATACGCGTAATACTCTAGATTTGTCGGTTGTGCCTGTGTTAAGAAAGCTAACTCACCTACCAATTATGATTGATCCTAGTCATGGTGTGGGTTGGTCTGAATTTGTACCTTCGATGGCGATGGCGGCGATCGCTGCTGGTACTGATTCTCTCATGATTGAAGTCCATCCCAATCCGGCTAAAGCTTTATCTGATGGACCCCAATCTTTAACACCGGACAAATTTGATCAGTTGATGTCAGAATTAGCGGTGATTGGTAAAGCCGTAGGTCGTTGGCCACAACCCGCATTTGTAGGCGTTTGA